The following proteins are co-located in the Roseiconus lacunae genome:
- a CDS encoding peptidase associated/transthyretin-like domain-containing protein encodes MNRCCSAHCIGLLLTSLLFGLVGCGQPVGPTSGRVTFSDGAPVRSGSIEFRSTVDRQRYASRIETDGSFHPTSQDGEVGLPPGTYDVVVVQIVLTEDLAKEAHTHGGTVPRRYADYYTSGLTVEVSEQTETVDIQVDAEGAT; translated from the coding sequence ATGAATAGATGTTGTTCCGCCCACTGCATCGGTTTGCTACTCACTTCACTGCTGTTTGGGCTGGTCGGTTGCGGCCAACCGGTTGGCCCGACGTCGGGACGGGTGACGTTCAGCGATGGGGCACCGGTTCGCTCAGGAAGCATCGAATTTCGAAGCACCGTTGATCGCCAGCGATATGCCAGTCGGATAGAAACCGACGGGTCGTTCCATCCGACAAGCCAAGATGGCGAAGTCGGATTACCTCCGGGAACGTATGACGTCGTGGTCGTTCAAATTGTTCTGACCGAAGACTTGGCCAAGGAAGCACACACGCATGGCGGAACAGTACCGAGGCGTTATGCTGATTATTACACCAGCGGATTAACGGTCGAAGTATCCGAACAGACCGAAACGGTTGACATACAAGTGGACGCCGAAGGCGCGACTTAG
- a CDS encoding type 1 glutamine amidotransferase domain-containing protein, with amino-acid sequence MSNSLKGKRIAFLATDGVEQSELVRPWKSIKNAGADVELVSLESGKIQGVNHDEKADQHNVDKTIDQVSAEDYDGLVLPGGVFNPDALRTNESAVDFVRDFFKQHKPVAAICHGPWLLVEADVVRGRKVTSWPSVKTDLINAGAEWVDEECVCDEGLVTSRCPDDLPAFCDKAIEEFAEGKHAEQTA; translated from the coding sequence ATGTCGAACTCACTCAAAGGAAAGCGAATCGCATTTTTGGCCACCGACGGCGTCGAGCAAAGCGAATTGGTGCGTCCCTGGAAATCAATCAAGAACGCCGGAGCAGACGTCGAGTTGGTATCGCTTGAATCAGGCAAGATTCAAGGTGTTAACCATGACGAGAAAGCAGACCAGCACAACGTTGATAAGACAATCGATCAAGTCTCCGCGGAAGACTACGACGGACTGGTGTTGCCAGGCGGGGTGTTTAATCCCGATGCATTGCGGACAAACGAGTCCGCCGTGGACTTCGTGCGTGATTTCTTTAAACAGCACAAGCCTGTCGCCGCGATCTGTCACGGGCCCTGGTTGTTGGTCGAGGCAGATGTCGTCCGAGGTCGGAAAGTGACCTCTTGGCCGAGTGTGAAGACCGACCTGATTAACGCCGGTGCGGAATGGGTTGATGAGGAGTGTGTCTGTGATGAAGGTTTGGTGACCAGTCGATGCCCCGACGACCTACCAGCGTTCTGCGATAAGGCAATCGAAGAATTCGCCGAAGGCAAGCACGCCGAGCAAACGGCATAG